The following proteins are co-located in the Gossypium hirsutum isolate 1008001.06 chromosome A02, Gossypium_hirsutum_v2.1, whole genome shotgun sequence genome:
- the LOC107936528 gene encoding pathogenesis-related thaumatin-like protein 3.5, translating to MADCKCLQVEHVPHHTCFFALPHCPYHHMFPMAALQLTIVLVMFVFLQLFSGARSSTFTIINKCSYTVWPGVLSSAGIPPLSPTGFVLQQGESKSIDVPTSWSGRLWGRTLCTQDSSGKFTCLTGDCGSSTIECSGAGAIPPATLAEFTLNGASGLDFYDVSLVDGYNLPMMVSPHGGKGGNCSSAGCAAELNSNCPLELKVVDGSEGVACNSACNAFGDPKYCCSGAYSTPNTCKPSSYSKFFKVACPTAYSYAYDDGTSTFTCAGADYVITFCPTTPSTSLKTSDPMAVDVSASSRSTSSALIVGVITSLAIIWQFWHLF from the exons ATGGCCGACTGCAAATGTTTGCAGGTTGAGCATGTGCCTCATCATACATGCTTCTTTGCTCTGCCCCACTGCCCATATCATCACATG TTTCCAATGGCTGCTCTGCAACTTACGATTGTATTGGTTATGTTCGTCTTCCTTCAACTATTCTCAG GTGCTCGTTCGTCGACGTTTACCATCATAAACAAATGCAGCTATACAGTTTGGCCAGGAGTGTTGTCAAGTGCTGGAATCCCACCACTTTCACCTACAGGTTTTGTTCTTCAACAAGGAGAATCGAAATCTATCGATGTTCCGACATCTTGGTCAGGTCGGTTATGGGGTCGAACTCTTTGTACCCAAGACTCTTCTGGCAAATTCACTTGTCTCACTGGAGACTGCGGTTCGTCTACGATAGAATGCTCTGGTGCTGGTGCTATCCCTCCTGCAACCCTTGCGGAGTTTACATTGAACGGAGCTTCGGGATTGGATTTTTATGACGTTAGCCTTGTGGATGGATACAATTTACCAATGATGGTATCTCCACATGGTGGTAAAGGAGGTAATTGTAGTTCAGCCGGATGTGCTGCGGAATTGAACAGTAACTGTCCTTTGGAACTTAAAGTTGTCGATGGGAGTGAAGGAGTGGCTTGTAATAGTGCATGCAATGCTTTCGGGGACCCTAAATATTGTTGCAGTGGCGCTTATTCGACTCCCAATACGTGTAAGCCGAGCTCGTACTCGAAATTCTTCAAGGTAGCATGTCCTACTGCTTATAGCTATGCTTATGATGATGGAACCAGTACCTTTACCTGCGCTGGTGCTGATTATGTCATTACTTTCTGCCCTACTACACCTTCCACAAG TCTCAAGACCTCCGATCCCATGGCGGTCGATGTGTCAGCTAGTTCCCGGTCTACTTCATCAGCTCTCATTGTCGGTGTCATAACCAGTTTGGCCATAATATGGCAGTTCTGGCATCTCTTTTAA